The genomic window TAGGATACTTGGCTTAACTATCGGACACATATTATAGAAATTGAAGAATTTGTGCTTCCTAAAACCTAGGCCTAGATTAGGAGCTGTAGAGAATATTCCTGCACAAAATAGGATCACAATCTCACCACACAAATGGTTTCAAGTTTGCATATGAAAATCATTACAAAATAGATCATACTGAACCTTCTCCCGAAAGGTTTaaataaaaggaaaaacagaCTAGATAAAGGAGCAAATAATTAAAACTATAACTTTGAACTAATCAAATCCTAACCAAGTTTAGCCTAAAATACATCTTTGTGGCAAGCAAGAATCTGATCAAACCCATAATGAATATGAGATGTCAAAGGGAGTTTATCCGTTGGGTGAAGAAATTATGCCTAGACCAAATGACTTGATAGTGATTACTGGCAGTTTATGGACCTAAAGGTATATTATGGATCTTCTCAAAAAACATTTAGGAAATTGATAGCCTCCCCAGATAAACATACTTCTGGGATATCTTCAAGGACAATATAGATATGTTGCACAAAATTCACAGGGGAACCAAAGGCCTTAATTTCTTATTTTATACAATGCTAATTTGAAAGCAAGGTTTTATCAAAATCACAAACAATTCCAAagcaaggtttcatcaaaatcacaaAGAATTCAACATTTCAGCACATCAAACATTTTGCCAACATAATTCTGAGCAGTCACAGGCAATAAACAATGATCGGAATGACCTGGCATCACTTATACTGTAAAAACAATAAATACTGAAATGGTACCATCTAGAATAAGAATACCAAAGAAGACTGTCGAGGTGGGAGcaggttgtatctttcatgcgaaagaatGACTGATCTTCTTTCACAGTCCGACCCATTGGATCATGCTTTGCACAGATTTTAAAGCACGACATCTGCCTCGTGATCTGTGCTGATGTGTGGAAGGGAGAGATTGGAGGACTTTGAAAGCTGTCAAAATGCAATCCAACAGTCGACATCATGAAAGAAGATAAATCATTCTTTCACACAGAGGATACAACACAAACCCCTGTCAGAGGTTTACCATGTAACTTGTAAATTTTGTTAAGGCATTAATAGTATGATGGAACTTCCTCTTCGAAGATCAAGATTCAACAGCCTTCTGGGTTTTTATTAATGATGTTAAACTTAAAAGATTTCCTAGTTTTGCATCTATAATAGTTGATGATATCCATACAAGAATCTCTCCCTAGATAAAAGAACCTGCCAACCAGACAGCTACAATAGATAAAAAGGATGTTATGCTACCATGCGTGCTGATAAGTTATCTGGTTACACCATTCAACAACCTCTTACGATACAACCATCATTCATAGCCTACTAGGGACACGCTTTTCACCAAAGCTTGCTTAATATCAAGTTCCAGAGCAAGTAATATATCAAGTTCCAATCCAAGTAAAAGCAAAAAAGGGAACTACTACGTTTACAACTTACCATAATAACAGCCACAACTGCTATAATACCAGAAAACAGCCCAGGCAAGATGCTGTTTGGGATATAGGGAAGAAACGTAGACCACATCACCTGCAAATCCACGACGCACAGGATGAAGAGAGGCAGAACTGAATTGTATTAACTCCATTCAGAACCACAGCCTTCGATGTTCACCTGAGGGAGAACGGCGACACCTCCAATGGTAATGAAGTCCTCCCAGATACGCCAGATCCAGTCATGAAGCCAGCCAAAGTAATTAAAGAAGTTGAGGACAAGACCAGAGGCAACGACAGCCGAAGTCAACGCAAACTGAGGCAGGGGCATGGCCTCGGCCATCGCAAGCTGCGCGATCACCACGTAGTTCGACAGCACTCCCAATGTCTGAATGAGAACGGCCTCCGTCTCCTTCTTCTTCGCAAAGTAGGACAATAACGAGAGATTTCCCAACAACCCCGTCAGCATCCCCTGGCACAGTACTCCAATTGTTCGAACTCTTTTCCCAATAACTTAAACAAGAAAAGAAGGATTCTTGAGGAGAGGAGAAAGGTGGAAGCCACTCACGAGCCAGGGGACGGCGAAAAGCGCGGCTTTGTTCCCGGCGAGGAGGTTTCGAGCGTTCAGGACAATCTGGGGGAGCTGAAGGAGGAGGAAGGGGACGTTGGCGGCGCCGGCGAACTTGGCGGTGAGCGAGTCCCATTGCTGGAATACAGAGGAGCCCTAGAAGGAGAAGATTTTGACAAGAAAAATTAGACTTTTCGAAGGCGGAAGGGCGGGAGAAGACGGCATTGGGTCTTATACCTCGACGGAAGGACGATGCGAGGAGTCGGAGACGGCGGAGGGCGGCGAGTGGCGGCGGAGGAGAAGAGGGGCGGGGGGAAGGAAGCGTTTTAGCGGTTTAACGGGATGGTGGTGAGATTTCAGAAGCGGTAGGGAGGGGAGGGAGGACAAGAAACGAGGCTGGGAGGGACGGATGGAGGGTGGCAGTGGCCGGAGGTGCAGCGGCAGCGGCAGCGTCGCCGCCGCTGTGAAGACCATCTTGCGtccccagagagagagagagagagagagagagagagaggtaggtCCCGAAAGCGTTTTGGAGGAGGGATGGACGGATCTCGAGGTGGCACGTAGATAGAGGATCTAAGTGGGTGGGACCGAGGAGAGACACGTGAACGGAGGTGAATGAGGTCACTCAGACCAACGGCA from Elaeis guineensis isolate ETL-2024a chromosome 4, EG11, whole genome shotgun sequence includes these protein-coding regions:
- the LOC105060822 gene encoding maltose excess protein 1-like, chloroplastic — its product is MVFTAAATLPLPLHLRPLPPSIRPSQPRFLSSLPSLPLLKSHHHPVKPLKRFLPPAPLLLRRHSPPSAVSDSSHRPSVEGSSVFQQWDSLTAKFAGAANVPFLLLQLPQIVLNARNLLAGNKAALFAVPWLGMLTGLLGNLSLLSYFAKKKETEAVLIQTLGVLSNYVVIAQLAMAEAMPLPQFALTSAVVASGLVLNFFNYFGWLHDWIWRIWEDFITIGGVAVLPQVMWSTFLPYIPNSILPGLFSGIIAVVAVIMARTGKLSDGGIKFVGSISGWTATLLFMWMPVAQMWTNYLHPDNIKGLSAFTMLLAMIGNGLMIPRALFIRDLMWFTGSAWATFLLGWGNLACMYCFNSISREFFFAATLGLFIWLGMAFWRDMLAYGYDSPMTTLKELVFGP